Part of the Candidatus Thiothrix putei genome, GTTCAAGCGTGCGCAGGCTTCCCGTAAACGCTCGGCGAGAATCACGTCGCGCTTGTCGGTGCGTTGTGAACCGTCGTTGAGATCATCGGGGTTGGCGGCATGGCAATCCAGTACATCGAAACCGTGCAAGTGTTGCAGCTTTTGCAGCAATGCCTGCTCGATGTCATCTTCGGATATAAAATTTCTTGCCATTTGCCCTGCCCCGTTTATTTGCGCGGATTTGGGGAAGTTTAGCGCAGACGTTAGCCTCCAGCTACTCCCCGACCACTGTTAGTGCGTAAGCCAATAAATCCTCACCGAAATGGGCTTTAGACAGGCGCAGAATGTCAATGTAGGGCGCAAGCAATGGAATGATACCTTTATGCTTGGCTTCGATGAGAACACCGAGACTACCGATAATTTTGACCTGA contains:
- a CDS encoding DUF3368 domain-containing protein, with protein sequence MLIDEKAGRKVAKINQVKIIGSLGVLIEAKHKGIIPLLAPYIDILRLSKAHFGEDLLAYALTVVGE